A stretch of Flavobacterium sp. N1994 DNA encodes these proteins:
- a CDS encoding lamin tail domain-containing protein produces the protein MVKKYVKLLESLFVISRQEVKANRGILPNFLILFFLMVWNVSLGQLFQQQFATALATTSSVQTTGTYFAASPTNAQFTGFTSSGAGSTITVGSNKLTLARTANAWGIVRGASFGAPTSLMIRFDYANSASSGASTSAVVFAVGGGTTASSNNTTLTNADLHTRLAFNCTANAGEFVVRDIAGSTNGATTFSGTQTVLFVINNSGATLNYKAPNGSEESVANDKFDVWVGTSKQLDEKSATTATQALNFFKCINSSGVNTVNFSNMLMDPIPATTTTTAATLVNGNGFTANWTTVAGVTGYRLDVATDAAFTSMVSGFNDLYVSGQATSSKLVTGLSGGTSYWYRVRAVSQYTVGEFASGNSNAQNPSTTGSSPVLAISIPGTPSTFSSVCTNSGTSSVTYRITNSGPVAAAGVQVAISGTNSTDFSISGFTQNSTIAASGTADYTITFDPSASGSRTATATVTSTTSGSNTPTSSLSGTGIASVTQTATTNSPTTFAGTTATLSGSYGLGVCPSSTTRGFVYSKTSDDADPLQGGTFVTTTSTSASAGTFTLPVTGLSYGTQYSYKAYIYDGTTYTYGSIVQFTTTPAPPVNDACATATVLSIGTTNSGGTFASATPDYGTSRDVWYSFTPSCSGTHTIAINFPGDNSENIDFEVYASTCPSSTAGRLTLFGGDGPGNVPIANSTNGGDETADFNTAVSGNTYYIRVIDVSDAATTFDITVSTSVTPEIVLANTGTPAASNIASGTNNAVLYGFTLTPSSCSASYTFSAASIATSGTATTSDLSNFRLIVDSSNFGVADAGEISAAIGSASFTNGNPLSFTSLVQTLTGGSAKRYLLIADVNSGATNARTFTASLANTDITASQTITGSAAGNQQTITATSVTIADNGTQVAAGNILRGTNTTVISKAKFTVSGGTASITQIDFVTAGSAGAYVSSDITTNGFRLWRTSSSTFDTNTPIASFSSSKATATSNETISFTTSESLSVGDYYYWLTVDVSNTAISSRTITINGLTNTSITSVGNSITGTTSASGAQTIVAPNLSAGTIAAFGTACINSTSSANSFTLSGSTLDGSTITIGPLSGFVFDAGSGYGATATISGYGSTIATTINVKFAPTLVQSYGGTGSNGIPVSGGNAPTVYVDASGTGINVTAVVTSSAATSLNNTIATLNGNVGTLAICPAATTQKGFVYSVTATNSDPINGGTGVTTSSVSGLTTGNYLLNLTGLTPATGYTFKAYLFDGTTYTYGAATTFSTLTPADHLTFVGVPSTGSTGTNLTSFTVEARRPNGSVDDTYTSNIVLTKATGSGTLSGTTTKAAVAGVATFNDIQLSAAGSYTLFADSGILPQVTSSAIAIAQTASATWLLTANANATTVGNVSGGTQTGGTGIGTMSYTTNGVSSNSWGTAGLDANDYYQFTISPTSGNDLVVSSIATTNNLSSTTATGEVYYSFSPSFTSPVSAGASFAIGTGAVTTTFSGLSISVPNTQTLYVRVFIYKGSGNTLGSGQTVRCKNVTITGSTTATIFAPTVTTTTASAITTSGATSGGNVTSDGGASVSARGVAYGTSTAPTTGTSDGIGTGTFASTLSGLSINTKYFYRAYATNTIGTNYGSESNFYTLANVPGLPVVNNANYTSLDISLDGSSTNSNPSITEFAIQETSTSNYVQANGTLGASPVWKTAATWATITVSPLASSTTYTFRLKARNGDNVETAFGTGLGGTTLTPIVATLSAGTLNPFGSVCINTTTAANSFTLSGTTLDGSTVTIGPLAGFTFDAGSGYGATATISGYGTTISTTINVKFTPTAVQSYGGTGINGIPVSGGNATTVYVDASGTGINTPPTVTSGNPSGITSVAAILAGNITVAGCSAISSYGIEYSTSAGFSNGAGTQVTGTGYTTGPFTASVSGLTPNTTYYYHAYVVNGFGSFYSAEASFLTSGLAAPVANAASSVTSNSFVANWTAVTGASSYRLDVSTSSTFSVITNATDLFISEYVEGSSNNKYIEIYNGTGTSVNLSDYRLRSYTNGATTPGNDVLLSGTLANGSTIVYKNASATVYAGASTSNGALNYNGNDAVALFKISTNANVDIFGRIGEDPGAGGWTATGGFATTDKTLVRKATVIGGVTTNPSSGFPTLATEWTVSNIDVVTNLGSHTFTNPVVPSFVSGYNDLTVNATSQAVTGLTPSTTYYYRARAFAATSTSANSNVINVTTLANPSVTISGAASRCSTDSAVTWTAIPGTGGVAPYSYSWDTVPVQTGATASITNAGTYTVTITDSNNVTATASKTFTVNTAANAGSNGSITLCSTSSAVNLFSSLGGTPDASGTWSGPSTLSGGNLGTFTPGTSIAGTYTYTVAGTAPCANATATVVVTVQSAPASAGTNGTLSVCAGTTPSNAQLFAALGGSPAAGGTWSNVGLVYTYTQTAISPCAVNNTATVTVTEQALPASAGSNGTLTICSTTTLTTGLLFGALTGSPATGGTWSPAPSGAGTYTYTQSATSPCTVDNTATVVVSVVSALTWYQDLDGDGYGNSAVSQVTCSNLAPAYSLLGGDCNDAVATINPGVTEICYNNIDDNCSGAMSEGCAPVVVNMTASYNNTTLLSLSTAIPAVGYTYPGTSNIKYRFSITNVTTNVTSSDIIQASRYVTIPASLHVYGATYTIKVSAVINDEVVPFYGNTITVTGPTVQLITLSSASCGATLASLSSTISANGGLNATGYTFRIRLTSDSGPTPTYGFSSSATRFVGANTFAGFPLQYNTSYQVAVKYTYNDPVTSLPVEAPYGAECTVSTPSIPLIGLAAPTCGSQVATMNAGITASPAAYATGYRFRIRLTSDNGPTPTYYYSLPNASRFSSLVAFQGITLAYNTQYSIAVEYSILNNSVTQWSGFGSECIVQTPFFPTTSLVPSQCGLSTATSLTQQLNITPYPGFPNYKVKLDEISGESITNSQEIVITYSNFRLNQFSIAQLGKNYNVSVAIKQNGVFGDYSTACDLFTAAPSRTVKLPFKASAYPNPFANNFMLDVTTSSKSVVGVKVYDMVGRLIEQREVNVSDMENTTIGDRYPSGVYNVVVSQEDSVEIVRVVKR, from the coding sequence ATGGTAAAAAAGTACGTTAAGCTTCTCGAGTCTTTATTTGTTATTTCGCGCCAAGAAGTAAAAGCAAATAGAGGAATTCTTCCTAATTTTTTAATCCTATTCTTCTTGATGGTATGGAATGTGAGTTTGGGACAGTTATTTCAACAACAATTTGCAACAGCATTAGCAACAACTAGTTCAGTGCAAACTACGGGAACCTATTTTGCAGCTTCTCCAACAAATGCTCAATTTACTGGGTTTACTTCTTCTGGTGCGGGTTCAACAATTACTGTGGGTAGTAATAAATTAACTCTTGCTAGAACAGCAAATGCATGGGGTATAGTGAGGGGGGCTTCATTTGGAGCACCAACTTCCTTAATGATAAGATTTGATTATGCTAACTCTGCTTCTAGTGGTGCATCTACTAGTGCAGTGGTATTTGCAGTTGGAGGAGGGACTACCGCTAGTTCAAATAACACCACATTAACTAATGCCGATCTTCATACAAGATTAGCATTTAACTGTACTGCTAATGCAGGTGAATTTGTTGTTAGAGATATTGCTGGATCAACAAATGGTGCTACTACTTTTTCAGGTACTCAAACCGTTTTATTTGTAATTAATAATAGTGGGGCAACATTAAATTATAAAGCTCCAAATGGTAGTGAAGAATCTGTTGCTAATGATAAATTTGATGTATGGGTAGGGACTAGCAAACAATTAGATGAAAAATCTGCAACAACTGCTACACAAGCTCTTAATTTTTTTAAATGTATAAATTCATCAGGGGTAAATACTGTTAATTTTAGTAATATGTTGATGGATCCAATTCCAGCGACCACTACCACTACTGCGGCTACTCTTGTTAATGGAAATGGTTTTACAGCAAATTGGACTACCGTAGCTGGGGTAACAGGTTATCGTTTAGATGTAGCGACTGACGCTGCTTTTACCTCTATGGTTTCAGGATTTAACGATTTATACGTTTCGGGTCAAGCAACAAGTTCAAAACTTGTAACAGGTTTGAGTGGAGGTACGTCTTATTGGTATAGAGTTAGAGCAGTTTCTCAATATACTGTTGGCGAATTCGCGAGTGGTAATTCAAATGCTCAGAATCCATCTACTACAGGTTCAAGCCCAGTTCTTGCTATATCAATACCAGGAACACCTAGCACTTTTAGCTCAGTATGTACAAATTCAGGTACTAGTTCGGTAACCTATAGAATTACAAATTCAGGTCCTGTTGCGGCGGCTGGAGTTCAAGTAGCAATAAGTGGTACTAATTCTACTGATTTTAGTATTAGTGGTTTTACTCAAAATTCAACTATTGCTGCTAGCGGAACTGCTGACTACACTATAACATTTGACCCTTCAGCAAGCGGATCTAGAACAGCTACAGCAACGGTAACAAGTACTACTAGTGGAAGTAATACACCAACAAGTAGTTTGTCAGGTACAGGTATTGCATCTGTAACACAAACTGCTACTACCAATAGTCCTACTACATTTGCTGGAACTACGGCAACTTTAAGTGGTAGTTATGGGCTAGGGGTTTGTCCAAGTTCTACAACTAGAGGTTTTGTATATTCTAAAACTTCTGATGATGCGGATCCATTGCAAGGAGGAACGTTTGTAACAACAACTTCTACATCGGCTTCTGCTGGTACTTTTACATTACCAGTTACTGGCTTGTCTTATGGTACACAATATTCTTATAAAGCCTATATATATGATGGAACTACGTACACTTATGGAAGTATAGTTCAATTTACCACTACACCAGCGCCACCAGTTAATGATGCTTGTGCCACTGCCACTGTTTTAAGTATTGGAACTACTAACTCTGGAGGAACTTTTGCAAGTGCAACTCCTGATTATGGAACTAGTAGAGATGTATGGTATTCCTTTACACCATCTTGTTCAGGGACGCATACTATAGCTATCAACTTCCCTGGAGATAATTCTGAAAATATTGACTTTGAAGTTTATGCTTCAACTTGTCCTTCTTCTACAGCCGGAAGATTAACTTTATTTGGTGGAGATGGTCCAGGTAATGTTCCAATTGCGAACAGCACCAATGGAGGTGATGAAACAGCTGATTTTAATACCGCTGTTTCAGGAAATACGTATTATATTAGAGTTATTGATGTTAGTGATGCAGCTACTACTTTTGATATTACTGTAAGTACTTCAGTTACTCCAGAAATTGTTCTTGCTAATACAGGAACACCTGCAGCATCCAATATAGCTTCTGGAACAAATAATGCTGTATTATATGGATTTACTTTAACACCATCAAGTTGTAGCGCAAGTTATACTTTCTCGGCAGCGAGTATTGCTACAAGTGGTACAGCAACAACTTCTGATTTATCCAACTTCAGATTAATTGTTGATTCTTCTAATTTTGGGGTAGCCGATGCAGGTGAAATTTCAGCAGCCATTGGTTCTGCTAGTTTTACTAATGGAAATCCATTATCGTTTACTTCTTTAGTACAAACTTTAACCGGAGGTTCAGCAAAACGTTATTTGTTAATTGCTGATGTTAATTCAGGGGCTACTAACGCAAGAACATTTACAGCATCCTTAGCGAATACTGATATCACAGCTAGTCAAACCATAACAGGTTCTGCAGCAGGAAATCAACAAACAATTACTGCTACTTCCGTTACTATTGCTGATAATGGAACACAAGTTGCAGCGGGTAATATCTTAAGAGGAACCAATACAACAGTAATCAGTAAAGCGAAATTTACTGTGTCTGGAGGTACAGCTAGTATAACTCAAATTGATTTTGTTACAGCAGGATCGGCTGGAGCTTATGTGTCATCTGATATTACTACTAACGGTTTTAGATTATGGAGAACAAGTTCTTCTACTTTTGATACTAATACTCCAATAGCTTCCTTCTCTTCTAGTAAAGCTACAGCAACTAGTAATGAGACAATTTCTTTTACAACCTCAGAAAGTTTATCAGTAGGAGATTATTACTATTGGTTAACCGTTGATGTTTCTAATACAGCTATATCTTCCCGTACAATTACTATAAATGGATTAACTAATACTTCAATTACTTCAGTAGGGAATAGTATCACAGGAACTACTAGTGCTTCGGGTGCTCAAACGATTGTTGCGCCAAATTTAAGTGCTGGAACAATTGCAGCGTTTGGAACCGCTTGTATTAATTCTACTTCAAGTGCTAATTCATTTACTTTATCAGGAAGTACTCTTGATGGAAGTACTATAACCATAGGGCCTCTATCAGGATTTGTTTTTGATGCTGGAAGTGGGTATGGAGCTACAGCAACAATTAGTGGTTACGGAAGTACTATTGCTACAACAATTAATGTAAAATTTGCTCCAACACTTGTACAATCTTATGGAGGTACAGGTAGTAATGGAATTCCAGTTAGTGGCGGTAATGCTCCTACAGTATATGTAGATGCTAGCGGAACTGGGATAAATGTTACTGCGGTAGTAACATCTTCAGCAGCAACATCATTAAATAATACCATAGCCACATTAAACGGAAACGTAGGAACACTTGCTATCTGCCCTGCGGCTACTACTCAAAAAGGGTTTGTTTATTCAGTGACCGCTACTAATAGCGATCCAATAAATGGTGGAACAGGAGTAACTACTTCAAGTGTTTCAGGATTGACTACAGGAAATTATTTACTTAATTTAACAGGTTTAACACCTGCAACTGGATATACTTTTAAAGCTTACCTTTTTGACGGAACGACCTACACTTATGGTGCTGCAACTACTTTTTCAACACTTACACCTGCTGACCACCTTACTTTTGTTGGTGTACCTTCAACAGGAAGTACTGGAACTAATTTAACATCGTTTACAGTAGAAGCTCGTAGACCAAATGGTTCAGTTGATGACACTTATACTTCTAATATTGTTTTAACCAAAGCAACTGGTTCTGGAACATTATCAGGAACTACTACCAAAGCAGCTGTTGCAGGAGTAGCTACTTTTAATGATATACAACTTTCTGCAGCTGGGTCTTATACACTATTTGCTGATTCAGGTATTTTGCCTCAAGTTACTAGTAGCGCTATTGCTATTGCTCAGACAGCTTCTGCTACTTGGCTTTTAACCGCCAATGCTAATGCTACTACTGTGGGTAATGTTTCAGGAGGTACTCAAACAGGAGGCACAGGAATTGGTACTATGAGTTACACTACAAATGGTGTTTCGTCAAATAGTTGGGGTACAGCTGGTTTAGATGCCAATGATTACTATCAATTCACCATTAGTCCAACATCAGGAAATGATTTAGTGGTTTCAAGTATTGCTACTACAAATAACCTTTCTTCTACAACAGCAACAGGTGAAGTATATTATTCTTTTAGTCCATCCTTTACATCGCCAGTTTCTGCCGGAGCTTCTTTTGCTATAGGAACTGGAGCAGTTACCACTACTTTTTCTGGACTATCAATTTCGGTACCTAATACTCAAACTTTGTATGTTAGAGTGTTTATATACAAAGGGTCTGGTAATACTCTTGGTTCTGGACAAACAGTACGTTGTAAAAACGTTACTATAACGGGATCAACTACTGCTACTATTTTTGCACCTACAGTTACTACAACTACAGCTTCTGCAATAACAACATCTGGAGCTACTTCTGGTGGTAATGTTACTTCTGATGGAGGCGCTTCAGTTAGTGCCAGAGGAGTAGCTTACGGTACAAGTACCGCTCCAACCACAGGAACTTCTGATGGAATAGGAACAGGAACTTTCGCTAGTACACTATCTGGTTTGTCAATCAATACAAAATATTTCTATCGTGCTTATGCTACCAATACTATTGGTACAAATTATGGTAGTGAAAGCAATTTCTACACTTTGGCCAATGTGCCAGGTTTACCTGTAGTAAATAATGCTAATTATACTTCTTTAGACATATCATTAGATGGATCTTCTACTAATAGCAATCCATCTATTACTGAATTTGCTATTCAGGAAACAAGCACTAGTAATTATGTTCAAGCTAATGGAACACTAGGCGCTAGTCCAGTATGGAAAACTGCTGCTACTTGGGCAACTATTACAGTTTCTCCTTTAGCTTCTTCAACCACTTATACTTTCCGCTTAAAAGCACGTAATGGTGACAATGTTGAAACTGCTTTTGGAACTGGACTTGGAGGTACAACACTTACTCCAATAGTGGCTACATTAAGTGCTGGAACGCTTAATCCTTTTGGTAGTGTTTGTATCAATACAACGACAGCTGCTAATTCATTTACTTTATCAGGAACGACTCTCGATGGAAGTACTGTAACTATTGGTCCTTTGGCTGGATTTACTTTTGATGCAGGAAGTGGATACGGAGCTACTGCAACCATAAGTGGTTATGGAACTACTATATCAACAACTATTAATGTTAAATTTACACCAACTGCTGTTCAATCATATGGAGGAACAGGTATAAATGGAATTCCAGTAAGTGGAGGAAATGCAACTACAGTTTATGTAGACGCCAGTGGAACAGGTATAAATACACCACCTACAGTTACTTCAGGAAATCCAAGTGGCATCACTTCAGTAGCTGCTATTCTTGCAGGAAATATTACGGTTGCGGGATGTTCTGCTATAAGTTCTTACGGAATCGAATACAGTACTTCTGCTGGATTTAGTAACGGAGCTGGAACTCAAGTAACAGGAACAGGATATACTACAGGACCTTTTACAGCTTCTGTTTCAGGTTTAACACCTAACACTACTTATTACTATCATGCTTATGTTGTAAATGGGTTTGGTTCATTTTATAGTGCTGAGGCTTCATTCTTAACAAGTGGACTTGCGGCACCAGTAGCTAATGCTGCTTCTTCGGTAACTTCTAATAGTTTTGTTGCCAATTGGACTGCTGTTACAGGAGCTTCAAGCTATAGACTAGATGTTAGTACATCATCTACTTTTAGTGTTATTACTAATGCTACAGATTTGTTTATTTCAGAGTATGTAGAAGGTTCAAGTAACAATAAATATATTGAAATCTACAATGGAACAGGTACTTCGGTTAATTTATCCGATTATAGATTAAGATCTTATACTAATGGAGCAACTACTCCAGGTAATGATGTACTTTTAAGTGGTACTCTTGCCAATGGAAGTACTATAGTTTATAAAAACGCTTCAGCTACAGTATATGCAGGTGCTTCGACATCAAATGGTGCTCTTAATTACAATGGAAATGACGCCGTGGCTTTATTTAAAATTTCAACCAATGCCAATGTGGATATTTTTGGAAGAATAGGAGAAGATCCAGGAGCAGGTGGTTGGACCGCTACTGGTGGCTTTGCTACCACTGATAAAACCTTAGTAAGAAAAGCAACTGTAATAGGAGGAGTAACTACTAATCCATCATCAGGATTCCCAACTTTGGCTACAGAGTGGACAGTGTCTAATATTGATGTAGTAACAAATCTTGGTTCGCATACGTTTACTAATCCTGTTGTTCCTTCTTTTGTTTCTGGTTATAATGATTTAACCGTTAATGCTACTTCACAGGCAGTAACTGGATTAACGCCAAGCACTACCTATTATTATCGTGCTCGTGCTTTTGCAGCAACAAGTACCTCTGCTAATTCAAACGTAATAAATGTTACTACTTTAGCCAATCCTTCAGTTACTATTTCAGGAGCAGCCTCTAGATGTTCTACTGATTCTGCTGTTACATGGACAGCAATACCAGGAACGGGAGGGGTAGCACCTTATTCTTATTCATGGGATACTGTTCCAGTTCAAACGGGTGCAACTGCTTCTATTACTAATGCAGGTACTTACACTGTTACGATTACGGATAGTAATAACGTTACAGCTACTGCTTCTAAAACATTCACTGTGAATACAGCAGCTAATGCAGGAAGCAATGGTTCGATTACTTTATGTTCTACTAGTTCAGCAGTAAACTTATTTAGTTCATTAGGAGGCACTCCCGATGCTTCAGGAACTTGGTCTGGCCCTTCTACATTATCAGGAGGCAACTTAGGAACATTTACTCCAGGAACAAGTATAGCAGGAACTTATACTTATACTGTAGCAGGAACTGCACCTTGTGCTAATGCTACAGCTACAGTAGTGGTTACTGTTCAATCAGCCCCAGCAAGTGCGGGGACAAATGGAACTTTATCCGTTTGTGCTGGTACAACACCAAGTAATGCACAATTATTTGCTGCCTTAGGAGGTTCACCAGCAGCAGGAGGAACTTGGTCAAATGTTGGATTAGTTTATACATATACTCAAACGGCTATTTCACCTTGTGCTGTTAATAATACAGCTACAGTAACAGTTACCGAACAAGCTTTACCCGCTAGTGCAGGAAGTAATGGTACTTTGACTATCTGTTCTACTACTACTTTAACAACAGGATTGTTGTTTGGTGCCTTAACAGGTTCGCCAGCAACAGGCGGTACTTGGTCACCAGCTCCATCTGGGGCAGGAACTTATACCTATACACAATCAGCTACTTCACCATGTACAGTTGATAACACAGCCACAGTAGTAGTATCTGTAGTAAGTGCTCTAACATGGTATCAAGATTTAGATGGTGATGGTTATGGTAATTCAGCGGTTAGTCAAGTAACTTGTTCTAATCTTGCTCCAGCTTATAGTCTTTTAGGTGGAGATTGTAATGATGCTGTTGCCACTATTAACCCAGGAGTGACTGAGATATGTTATAACAACATTGATGATAATTGTAGTGGAGCAATGTCTGAAGGATGTGCGCCAGTAGTTGTAAATATGACAGCTTCATACAACAATACCACATTATTATCATTGTCAACAGCAATTCCAGCAGTAGGATATACTTATCCAGGAACTTCGAATATTAAATATCGTTTTTCTATCACTAATGTAACTACTAATGTAACCTCGTCAGATATTATTCAAGCCTCACGTTATGTAACTATTCCAGCATCACTTCATGTATATGGTGCTACCTATACTATTAAAGTATCAGCAGTGATTAATGACGAAGTTGTTCCGTTCTACGGAAATACTATAACAGTAACTGGACCAACGGTTCAATTGATTACTTTGAGTTCAGCAAGTTGTGGCGCTACATTAGCTAGTTTATCTTCTACAATTTCAGCTAATGGCGGATTGAATGCTACAGGGTATACTTTCCGTATTCGATTGACAAGTGATAGTGGACCAACACCGACGTATGGTTTCTCTTCTTCAGCCACTCGTTTTGTGGGAGCTAACACATTTGCTGGTTTCCCATTACAGTATAATACAAGTTATCAAGTAGCTGTAAAATATACTTACAATGATCCAGTAACTAGTTTACCAGTAGAAGCGCCTTATGGAGCTGAATGTACAGTTTCAACGCCATCGATTCCATTAATTGGATTGGCAGCACCAACTTGTGGTTCGCAAGTAGCTACAATGAATGCAGGTATTACAGCGAGTCCAGCAGCTTATGCTACAGGATACCGTTTCCGTATTCGATTGACAAGTGATAATGGGCCAACGCCGACGTATTACTATTCCTTACCAAATGCTAGTAGATTCTCATCATTAGTAGCATTCCAAGGCATTACGTTAGCCTACAATACGCAATATTCTATCGCGGTAGAGTATAGTATATTGAACAACAGTGTAACACAATGGTCAGGATTTGGTTCAGAATGTATCGTTCAAACCCCATTCTTCCCAACTACATCGTTAGTACCATCACAATGTGGATTGTCAACTGCAACTTCGTTAACCCAACAGTTGAACATTACACCTTACCCAGGTTTCCCTAACTATAAAGTGAAGTTAGATGAAATTAGTGGAGAGTCTATTACCAACTCACAAGAAATCGTGATTACTTATTCTAACTTTAGATTGAATCAATTCTCAATTGCACAGTTAGGTAAAAATTACAATGTATCGGTAGCTATTAAACAGAATGGAGTGTTTGGAGATTATTCAACAGCTTGTGATTTATTCACAGCTGCTCCATCAAGAACAGTTAAATTGCCATTTAAAGCTTCGGCCTATCCAAATCCATTTGCCAATAACTTTATGTTAGATGTTACCACTTCAAGTAAATCAGTTGTAGGCGTAAAAGTGTACGATATGGTTGGAAGGTTAATAGAACAACGTGAGGTTAATGTATCTGATATGGAGAACACCACCATCGGAGACAGATATCCTTCAGGTGTTTACAACGTGGTTGTATCACAAGAGGATAGTGTGGAAATCGTTAGGGTGGTTAAGAGATAA
- a CDS encoding RNA-binding S4 domain-containing protein: MRVDKYLWCVRYYKTRNMVTEACKKNHITVNGQVAKPSKEVFPTDKVTFRKDQITYSITVLDIPQNRVGAKLVDIYRKDDTSPELFAHLELLKLSKEHYRKTGTGRPTKKDRRDLDELDFGSEENQ; the protein is encoded by the coding sequence ATGAGAGTAGATAAATATTTATGGTGTGTTAGGTATTACAAAACTAGAAACATGGTAACGGAAGCTTGTAAAAAGAATCATATCACTGTTAATGGACAAGTGGCGAAGCCATCAAAAGAAGTTTTTCCGACTGACAAAGTTACCTTTCGTAAAGATCAAATTACTTATAGTATAACTGTTTTAGATATTCCTCAAAATCGAGTTGGTGCTAAATTAGTTGATATCTATAGAAAAGATGATACTTCCCCCGAATTATTTGCTCACTTAGAATTATTGAAATTATCAAAAGAACACTATCGGAAAACGGGCACCGGAAGACCAACCAAAAAAGACAGAAGAGACTTAGATGAACTTGATTTTGGATCAGAAGAAAATCAATAA
- a CDS encoding FKBP-type peptidyl-prolyl cis-trans isomerase encodes MNKLSKIILLFTIAMTIVSCSKSSSSEEPIRDYSEQNVKDMASIETFMKTHYMEVVSNPGGTDDQDVTFTLIPTGDITHTSIWDQTTYPILTRNVTVTQNSVDIPYKIYYLQLRQGSGATSKSPCNVDRVLTAYRGEYIYSTTDATTNITSVLSNQFEELVTPQNFFSLTSVIRGWSEVFPQFKTGSYTGNSDGTVTYNDYGAGVMFLPSGLAYYSNATGGIPAYSPLIFSFKLFEIQRADQDGDGIPSYLEDIGTDAAHPTTPDGYMLTLATGVANIDDTDGDEIPNFLDNDDDGDYFTTRSETSYVNPTDPVHTVRYYPYDGAAVDDPLTPYVDERQGVPRKFTGPNNALGYPTSNNPADFTDPTRLRRYLDPSAKPVFSDQ; translated from the coding sequence ATGAATAAATTATCCAAAATCATATTACTTTTTACTATAGCTATGACTATTGTTTCTTGTTCGAAGAGTAGTAGCAGTGAAGAGCCTATTCGCGATTATTCAGAGCAGAATGTAAAAGATATGGCAAGTATTGAAACTTTTATGAAAACTCATTACATGGAAGTTGTTAGTAACCCGGGAGGAACAGATGATCAAGATGTGACTTTTACATTAATTCCAACAGGAGATATAACTCATACTTCTATATGGGATCAAACGACTTACCCAATTTTGACCAGAAATGTAACTGTAACACAAAATTCTGTTGATATTCCATATAAAATTTACTACCTACAGTTGAGACAAGGTTCAGGTGCTACTAGTAAATCACCTTGTAATGTTGATAGAGTATTAACTGCTTACAGAGGAGAGTATATTTATAGCACGACAGATGCTACAACAAATATTACTTCAGTTTTATCAAATCAGTTTGAAGAATTAGTTACTCCTCAAAACTTTTTTAGTTTAACAAGTGTTATTAGAGGTTGGAGTGAGGTATTCCCACAATTTAAAACAGGGAGTTATACTGGAAATTCTGATGGTACAGTTACTTATAATGATTATGGAGCTGGAGTTATGTTTCTACCATCAGGCTTAGCTTATTACTCTAATGCAACGGGTGGTATTCCTGCTTATTCACCACTAATTTTTAGTTTTAAATTATTTGAGATTCAAAGAGCTGATCAAGATGGTGATGGAATTCCTTCATACTTAGAAGATATAGGAACCGATGCAGCACATCCTACTACACCTGATGGTTATATGTTGACTTTAGCTACGGGTGTTGCTAATATTGATGATACCGATGGTGATGAAATCCCAAATTTTTTAGATAATGATGATGATGGAGATTACTTTACGACTAGAAGTGAAACAAGTTATGTAAATCCAACTGATCCAGTACACACTGTTAGATATTATCCTTATGATGGAGCTGCTGTGGATGATCCGTTAACACCTTATGTAGATGAAAGACAAGGGGTTCCAAGAAAGTTCACTGGACCTAATAATGCTTTAGGGTATCCAACATCAAACAATCCTGCAGATTTTACTGATCCAACAAGATTAAGAAGATATTTAGATCCTTCAGCTAAGCCTGTTTTTTCTGACCAATAG